In Dryobates pubescens isolate bDryPub1 chromosome 8, bDryPub1.pri, whole genome shotgun sequence, a genomic segment contains:
- the PLEKHA1 gene encoding pleckstrin homology domain-containing family A member 1 isoform X5, whose protein sequence is MNAGMRKYFLQANDQQDLVEWVNVLNKATKITVPKQSDPLCQVDNANRQAESPGGKKQVSYKTEIVGGVPIITPTQKEETSECSEGGDRNYLKRSQSHLPYFTAKHPPDNAIIKAGYCVKQGAVMKNWKRRYFQLDENTIGYFKSELEKEPLRVIPLKEVHKVQECKQSDIMMRDNLFEIVTTSRTFYVQADSPEDMHSWIKAISGAIVAQRGPGRSAASVTLILALHCVPDAAGQKAVESLYTEEHTESAAEPNHALRSALPAPAAAHSAAAHGSPLVPNPHTKHPALEKRGFHQSFTKAKPGSYKIQAVAPRESASKVTERGLAEPQSKNGTQEQDPGLVDLDDASLPVSDV, encoded by the exons ATGAATGCAGGGATGAGAAAATACTTTCTACAAGCCAATGATCAGCAAGACCTGGTTGAATGGGTAAATGTTCTGAACAAAGCTACCAAAATCACA GTACCAAAGCAGTCTGATCCTCTGTGTCAAGTGGATAATGCAAACCGTCAAGCAGAAAGCCCTGGTGGGAAGAAGCAAGTCTCTTACAAGACAGAGATTGTTGGTGGTGTTCCTATCATTACCCCTACCCAG aAAGAAGAAACCAGTGAGTGTAGTGAAGGGGGAGACAGGAATTACTTGAAACGGTCACAAAGTCACCTTCCCTATTTCACTGCCAAGCACCCCCCAGATAATGCTATTATCAAAGCTGGCTACTGTGTAAAACAAGGAGCAGTG ATGAAGAACTGGAAGAGAAGGTATTTTCAGTTAGATGAAAACACAATAGGATATTTCAAGTCTGAGCTG gaAAAGGAACCTCTCAGAGTTATACCACTTAAGGAGGTCCACAAAGTTCAGGAATGCAAACAAAG TGATATAATGATGAGAGACAATCTCTTTGAAATTGTAACAACTTCTCGAACCTTTTATGTGCAG GCGGACAGCCCGGAGGACATGCACAGCTGGATCAAAGCCATTTCTGGGGCCATCGTAGCGCAGAGGGGACCGGGAAGATCGGCAGCTTCC GTTACTCTAATCTTAGCTTTGCACTGTGTTCCAGATGCGGCAGGCCAGAAGGCTGTCGAATCCTTGTATACAGAG GAGCATACCGAGTCTGCTGCCGAACCCAACCATGCTCTCCGttctgccctcccagccccagccgccGCACATTCCGCAGCCGCTCACGGCAGCCCTCTGGTCCCAAACCCTCACACCAAGCACCCTGCCCTGGAGAAGCGAGGATTTCACCAATCTTTTACCAAGGCCAAGCCAGGGAGCTACAAGATCCAGGCTGTCGCTCCAAGAGAATCAGCTTCCAAAGTGACTGAGCGGGGCCTCGCTGAACCCCAAAGCAAAAATGGCACTCAGGAACAGGATCCTGGCCTGGTGGATCTGGATGATGCAAGCCTTCCAGTCAGCGATGTGTAG